The genome window ATCACCAACGCTGACAATGTTGTTAAAGAGGGTGTCCACAATCACGGCGGTAATGCAGCTTTtgtgatgaaagaaaaaatcgtccaGTCCCTCAAAGATCGCGCAAAATCGACAACGGAAAGTAATCACGAGATTGTTTCCCGTGCTGCTTCGGAAATTCCCGACAGCGTTGTGGTGGAAATGCCTTCGACTAGttcactaaaaaaaatgttacggaACAATCGTTCCAATGAAAATCATCTCCCAAACCCGCCAAGTCGCGAAAGTTTGATACTACCTCCTCAATAtagagaaactgaaaaaaaagaaaatttcctGATTTGGGATAAAGGAGCCGTCGAAgatcgaataattattttcggaacagaagaaaatctGGACTTGTTGGCCACAGCTGAACATTGGTTTGCCGATGGTACTTTTGATGCGTGTCCTACATTGTTCTCACAATTATACACAATCCACGCAAGAATCGAAGACCGCATcattccattgattttcgtaCTGCTGTCTGGGAAATCAACATCATTTTATTGTGAGATGCTGCGAGCTATAAAAAATGCCAAGCCCAATTTGGAACCATCAACGATCCTTATTGATATGGAACTAGCTGCTGCTCGAGCATTCAAAGACGTTTTTCCAGATATTACAGTTAGATTCTGTAATTTCCATTTCAACCAagcattgtacagaaaaatatCAGCTCATAATATGAAGATTCGCTATGACACTGACGAAGAGTttgcacaaaaaataaaacattttgctGCGCTGGCTTTTGTTCCTGCTGACGATGTGGAAAATTTGTTCGACCGGCTTGTTGAAGAGGTGTTTCCTAATCCAGATGTTGATCTggataatttcattttttcgtttgaagAACAGTATATCGGTCGCATCGATCGCAGAGGAAACCGTAGATCCGGAAAGATAGCGATCAAATATTGGAACCAGTATGATGCCTGTGAGGCGGATCTTCCACGgacaaataataatattgaggGATGGCATCGAGGATTCAATGAAAttgttaaaagaaaaaatccttCCATATGGCATCTGATCGgaagtttgaaaattgaacaatcaAAAAACGAGATGGTTGTTTCTCAAATTCGGAATGCCATATCAGGAGCTCCGGtttctaaaaaatataaaaaccacAACGAAAAGCTGTtgaaaattgtggaaaaatatAACCAACCATTATTTAGAGACAAGTTGAAATATTTGAGAGCCATCGCCAATCACTTGTCATTCTAAATTTGACAATCTAGCAGAACGACGGAAATTTCATACTGgatgtcatatttttttggatttatcTAATTAAAAAtaccgaagaaaaatataattttttcaatttcaagtaTGATCATAACGAGTAATAATTAATATAACGAGTATAATTTACAATCCAAATAACGGGAAAAAGTCCAAATAAATATCCCAATCTATATTTTATCGACAACTCGATCAAGAAAATACATTACCCAACAAAGACAAaacagaagaataaaaaaagaattgaaaaagacAAACTAAAGTATTTTGTTCACAAACTCATCGAAAAAGATATTTCGTTCATTTGATATAAATTATAGTTTCACGATATTACAGAATTCAAATAAAGTTCTAACAAAGTTAACGAAGAACTCaaaaaaaccagaaaaaaaaaaaa of Venturia canescens isolate UGA chromosome 6, ASM1945775v1, whole genome shotgun sequence contains these proteins:
- the LOC122412694 gene encoding uncharacterized protein, which codes for MPLEFIKSEKDKDRLLLNGFLYHRDKKHETNGNIYWRCIDYGEKHCRGRVITNADNVVKEGVHNHGGNAAFVMKEKIVQSLKDRAKSTTESNHEIVSRAASEIPDSVVVEMPSTSSLKKMLRNNRSNENHLPNPPSRESLILPPQYRETEKKENFLIWDKGAVEDRIIIFGTEENLDLLATAEHWFADGTFDACPTLFSQLYTIHARIEDRIIPLIFVLLSGKSTSFYCEMLRAIKNAKPNLEPSTILIDMELAAARAFKDVFPDITNSISVASIAEETVDPER